From a region of the Lactuca sativa cultivar Salinas chromosome 4, Lsat_Salinas_v11, whole genome shotgun sequence genome:
- the LOC111910640 gene encoding protein trichome birefringence-like 2, whose amino-acid sequence MAMNLKKLVPISDQFPYFTFPRKKVVSRFGLGVVSFSIVICVLFFNVSFKNPISNNFVFQGLNANNKTSLIPWSFSFSRTPALNVTVSLESNPGKLIIDSGDALPSNVTRDTKIESAGKVLDLKGTQLDLKNGSFNGNPENNFELEGTHFNNFTNVVKNGSSEKVLDLKGIQSGNFTEGVKNGSLDGNSEKKFNFEGTLSGNFTKDAKNGSFDAITVKPFEGKVSIGGKCDIFNGRWVRDDTKPLYPAGSCPFIDRDFDCHLNKRPDDEYVKWKWQPFECEIPSLNATDFLERLKGKKLVFVGDSLNRNMWESLVCILRESVMDKNRVYEISGKTEFKKKGFYAFRFEDYNCTIDFVSSPFLVQESIFNGKNGSIETLRLDLMDKTTSMYHDADVLVFNTGHWWTHEKTSQGEDYYQEGDHIYPRLKVLDAYRRALATWARWVDTNIDNNKTQVIFRGYSVTHFKGGQWNSGGKCHKETQPIFNTSHLTKYPSKMRAFDNVLKEMKTPIVYLNISRLTDYRKDGHPSIYRMSYNSIEEQIAAEHSQDCSHWCLPGVPDTWNELLYASLLKAGRGSWKF is encoded by the exons ATGGccatgaacttgaagaaacttGTTCCAATCTCGGATCAGTTCCCGTACTTCACATTTCCAAGAAAGAAGGTAGTTTCTAGATTTGGTTTAGGAGTCGTGTCATTCTCCATTGTTATCTGTGTTTTGTTCTTTAATGTTTCTTTCAAGAATCCCATTTCAAACAACTTTGTATTTCAAGGGTTGAATGCTAATAATAAAACCTCTTTGATTCCTTGGTCCTTTTCTTTTAGTAGAACCCCTGCTCTCAATGTCACTGTTTCTTTGGAAAGTAACCCTGGAAAATTAATCATTGATTCGGGAGATGCCCTTCCTAGTAATGTCACTCGGGATACTAAAATCGAAAGCGCTGGAAAAGTTCTTGATTTGAAGGGTACCCAATTGGATTTAAAAAATGGAAGTTTCAATGGAAATCCTGAAAACAATTTTGAGTTGGAGGGTACCCATTTTAATAATTTCACGAATGTTGTGAAGAATGGAAGCTCTGAAAAAGTTCTTGATTTGAAGGGCATCCAATCGGGGAATTTCACAGAGGGTGTGAAAAATGGAAGCCTTGATGGAAACTCGgagaaaaagtttaattttgagggTACCCTTTCCGGTAATTTCACAAAAGACGCGAAAAATGGAAGCTTTGATGCAATTACTGTGAAACCCTTTGAGGGTAAGGTCTCAATAGGTGGAAAATGTGATATTTTTAATGGAAGATGGGTGAGAGATGATACAAAGCCTTTATATCCAGCTGGTTCTTGCCCTTTTATCGATCGAGATTTTGATTGTCATCTTAATAAGAGGCCAGATGATGAATACGTGAAATGGAAATGGCAGCCATTTGAGTGTGAAATCCCCAG TTTGAATGCAACCGATTTTCTCGAAAGGCTCAAAGGCAAGAAGCTGGTTTTTGTAGGGGACTCCTTAAACCGAAACATGTGGGAGTCTTTAGTTTGCATACTCCGAGAGTCTGTCATGGACAAAAATAGGGTTTATGAAATATCAGGAAAGACCGAATTCAAGAAGAAGGGATTTTATGCTTTCAGATTCGAG GACTACAACTGTACAATCGATTTTGTGAGTTCACCATTTCTTGTCCAAGaatcgatttttaatggtaaaaatggTTCGATTGAGACACTAAGATTGGATTTGATGGACAAAACAACTTCAATGTATCATGATGCTGACGTTTTGGTCTTCAACACTGGACATTGGTGGACCCACGAGAAAACCTCTCAAGG GGAAGATTATTATCAGGAAGGAGACCATATCTACCCGAGGCTAAAGGTTCTTGATGCATACCGTAGGGCACTTGCTACGTGGGCCCGATGGGTTGATACAAACATTGACAACAATAAAACGCAGGTTATCTTCAGGGGATACTCAGTCACTCATTTTAA AGGAGGGCAATGGAATTCGGGAGGGAAATGTCACAAAGAAACCCAACCAATCTTCAATACAAGTCACCTAACTAAGTACCCTTCAAAAATGAGAGCTTTTGACAATGTGCTCAAAGAGATGAAAACTCCAATTGTGTATCTCAACATCAGCAGACTTACTGATTACAGAAAAGATGGTCATCCTTCAATTTACAGGATGTCATATAACTCCATTGAAGAACAAATTGCTGCAGAACATTCCCAAGATTGCAGCCATTGGTGCTTGCCTGGTGTGCCAGACACTTGGAATGAGTTGCTCTATGCATCTTTATTGAAGGCTGGAAGAGGATCTTGGAAGTTTTGA